The Calypte anna isolate BGI_N300 chromosome 23, bCalAnn1_v1.p, whole genome shotgun sequence genome has a segment encoding these proteins:
- the IL22RA1 gene encoding interleukin-22 receptor subunit alpha-1 isoform X2 has protein sequence MKQYLVVLAVFSVVGIVTTEVPPCVKRPAFSSTNFENILTWETEADISPGTVFDVQYKEYGGASWLNKSECQGITQPFCNLTRETENFTEHYYARVRASGQNYCSSSWVCSDRFEARQETIIGAPEVEYIPSVRSIKFLIQPPYTPLRDNTWLLYWFVLFAFCAGLAFAAVSYILYKYIKQHSAQPTSLDFRGISSFQPLTLTVEHIIKPFNLTIPSLFIPEMQLPQISQHLDRALEPPESFHPPEGAYQDQPDVLTFQLPSLASTAPGYAPQTAQQSLLVAPSSTTLPLTYGVCGESMDHADKRSLQPNQTLKEVSLDSSAGGSLITQVLGESCSCYKEQRPKLALQYSRDTRALSQGSPGQIQQLLLQTEGMASQVYISQLQESQETEMLAGKELNCMEQKTAMSQGTLSEQDNGTLLTKFFKYLDLKVAGDQDENTELY, from the exons ATGAAGCAGTATCTGGTCGTGTTGGCTGTATTTTCAGTGGTTG GTATTGTGACAACAGAGGTGCCACCATGTGTGAAACGTCCAGCATTTTCTTCTACAAACTTTGAGAACATCCTGACATGGGAAACTGAAGCAGATATTTCCCCTGGCACTGTATTTGATGTCCAATATAAAGA GTATGGAGGAGCATCCTGGCTTAACAAGAGTGAGTGCCAGGGCATCACACAGCCTTTCTGCAACCTCACTCGTGAAACAGAAAACTTTACAGAGCATTACTACGCCAGGGTGAGGGCCTCTGGCCAGAACTactgctcctccagctgggTGTGCTCAGACAGATTTGAAGCCAGGCAAGAGA CTATTATTGGAGCACCAGAAGTGGAGTATATTCCTTCTGTACGGTCCATAAAGTTTCTTATCCAGCCCCCCTATACTCCACTGAGAG ACAACACGTGGCTTCTCtactggtttgttttatttgcctTCTGTGCTGGGCTGGCGTTTGCTGCAGTTAGCTACATCCTCTACAAATACATCAAGCAGCACAGTGCACAGCCTACATCACTG GACTTCAGAGGGATTTCATCATTCCAGCCTCTTACACTGACAGTGGAACATATTATAAAGCCCTTTAATTTAACCATACCTTCGCTTTTCATCCCCGAAATGCAACTGCCACAGATCAGCCAACATTTGGACAGAGCACTGGAGCCACCAGAGTCTTTCCATCCACCAGAAGGTGCCTACCAGGACCAGCCAGATGTGCTGACATTCCAGCTTCCCTCCTTGGCAAGCACAGCTCCTGGTTATGCTCCTCaaacagctcagcaaagccTTCTTGTTGCCCCCTCCAGCACAACTCTGCCCCTCACCTATGGTGTGTGTGGAGAAAGCATGGACCATGCTGACAAGAGGAGTCTGCAGCCAAACCAAACTCTAAAGGAAGTTTCTCTGGATAGTTCTGCTGGTGGAAGTCTCATAACCCAGGTGCTGGGTGAGAGCTGCAGCTGTTATAAAGAACAGAGGCCGAAGTTGGCACTGCAGTACAGCAGGGACACAAGAGCTCTCTCACAGGGGAGCCCTGGACAAATACAACAACTGCTGCTGCAGACTGAGGGGATGGCAAGTCAAGTGTACATATCCCAGCTCCAAGAGAGTCAAGAAACAGAGATGTTAGCAGGGAAGGAGCTAAACTGCATGGAACAGAAAACTGCAATGTCCCAAGGCACTCTCTCAGAGCAGGACAATGGCACTCTTCTCACcaagttttttaaatatttggacTTAAAAGTAGCAGGGGATCAGgatgaaaacacagaattgtACTAG
- the IL22RA1 gene encoding interleukin-22 receptor subunit alpha-1 isoform X3 — protein sequence MKQYLVVLAVFSVVGIVTTEVPPCVKRPAFSSTNFENILTWETEADISPGTVFDVQYKEYGGASWLNKSECQGITQPFCNLTRETENFTEHYYARVRASGQNYCSSSWVCSDRFEARQETIIGAPEVEYIPSVRSIKFLIQPPYTPLRGEDDRQLTVEDICSKFGAVDYHLTIINQRTHQKDFRGISSFQPLTLTVEHIIKPFNLTIPSLFIPEMQLPQISQHLDRALEPPESFHPPEGAYQDQPDVLTFQLPSLASTAPGYAPQTAQQSLLVAPSSTTLPLTYGVCGESMDHADKRSLQPNQTLKEVSLDSSAGGSLITQVLGESCSCYKEQRPKLALQYSRDTRALSQGSPGQIQQLLLQTEGMASQVYISQLQESQETEMLAGKELNCMEQKTAMSQGTLSEQDNGTLLTKFFKYLDLKVAGDQDENTELY from the exons ATGAAGCAGTATCTGGTCGTGTTGGCTGTATTTTCAGTGGTTG GTATTGTGACAACAGAGGTGCCACCATGTGTGAAACGTCCAGCATTTTCTTCTACAAACTTTGAGAACATCCTGACATGGGAAACTGAAGCAGATATTTCCCCTGGCACTGTATTTGATGTCCAATATAAAGA GTATGGAGGAGCATCCTGGCTTAACAAGAGTGAGTGCCAGGGCATCACACAGCCTTTCTGCAACCTCACTCGTGAAACAGAAAACTTTACAGAGCATTACTACGCCAGGGTGAGGGCCTCTGGCCAGAACTactgctcctccagctgggTGTGCTCAGACAGATTTGAAGCCAGGCAAGAGA CTATTATTGGAGCACCAGAAGTGGAGTATATTCCTTCTGTACGGTCCATAAAGTTTCTTATCCAGCCCCCCTATACTCCACTGAGAGGTGAGGATGACCGCCAGCTAACCGTAGAGGACATTTGTAGCAAATTTGGTGCTGTTGATTATCACTTAACAATTATTAACCAAAGGACACACCAAAAG GACTTCAGAGGGATTTCATCATTCCAGCCTCTTACACTGACAGTGGAACATATTATAAAGCCCTTTAATTTAACCATACCTTCGCTTTTCATCCCCGAAATGCAACTGCCACAGATCAGCCAACATTTGGACAGAGCACTGGAGCCACCAGAGTCTTTCCATCCACCAGAAGGTGCCTACCAGGACCAGCCAGATGTGCTGACATTCCAGCTTCCCTCCTTGGCAAGCACAGCTCCTGGTTATGCTCCTCaaacagctcagcaaagccTTCTTGTTGCCCCCTCCAGCACAACTCTGCCCCTCACCTATGGTGTGTGTGGAGAAAGCATGGACCATGCTGACAAGAGGAGTCTGCAGCCAAACCAAACTCTAAAGGAAGTTTCTCTGGATAGTTCTGCTGGTGGAAGTCTCATAACCCAGGTGCTGGGTGAGAGCTGCAGCTGTTATAAAGAACAGAGGCCGAAGTTGGCACTGCAGTACAGCAGGGACACAAGAGCTCTCTCACAGGGGAGCCCTGGACAAATACAACAACTGCTGCTGCAGACTGAGGGGATGGCAAGTCAAGTGTACATATCCCAGCTCCAAGAGAGTCAAGAAACAGAGATGTTAGCAGGGAAGGAGCTAAACTGCATGGAACAGAAAACTGCAATGTCCCAAGGCACTCTCTCAGAGCAGGACAATGGCACTCTTCTCACcaagttttttaaatatttggacTTAAAAGTAGCAGGGGATCAGgatgaaaacacagaattgtACTAG
- the IL22RA1 gene encoding interleukin-22 receptor subunit alpha-1 isoform X1, with product MKQYLVVLAVFSVVGIVTTEVPPCVKRPAFSSTNFENILTWETEADISPGTVFDVQYKEYGGASWLNKSECQGITQPFCNLTRETENFTEHYYARVRASGQNYCSSSWVCSDRFEARQETIIGAPEVEYIPSVRSIKFLIQPPYTPLRGEDDRQLTVEDICSKFGAVDYHLTIINQRTHQKWTKYEHNKEFEVSDLDPDTEYNGTVYMYLLHRSSRYQVFRVKTLTDNTWLLYWFVLFAFCAGLAFAAVSYILYKYIKQHSAQPTSLDFRGISSFQPLTLTVEHIIKPFNLTIPSLFIPEMQLPQISQHLDRALEPPESFHPPEGAYQDQPDVLTFQLPSLASTAPGYAPQTAQQSLLVAPSSTTLPLTYGVCGESMDHADKRSLQPNQTLKEVSLDSSAGGSLITQVLGESCSCYKEQRPKLALQYSRDTRALSQGSPGQIQQLLLQTEGMASQVYISQLQESQETEMLAGKELNCMEQKTAMSQGTLSEQDNGTLLTKFFKYLDLKVAGDQDENTELY from the exons ATGAAGCAGTATCTGGTCGTGTTGGCTGTATTTTCAGTGGTTG GTATTGTGACAACAGAGGTGCCACCATGTGTGAAACGTCCAGCATTTTCTTCTACAAACTTTGAGAACATCCTGACATGGGAAACTGAAGCAGATATTTCCCCTGGCACTGTATTTGATGTCCAATATAAAGA GTATGGAGGAGCATCCTGGCTTAACAAGAGTGAGTGCCAGGGCATCACACAGCCTTTCTGCAACCTCACTCGTGAAACAGAAAACTTTACAGAGCATTACTACGCCAGGGTGAGGGCCTCTGGCCAGAACTactgctcctccagctgggTGTGCTCAGACAGATTTGAAGCCAGGCAAGAGA CTATTATTGGAGCACCAGAAGTGGAGTATATTCCTTCTGTACGGTCCATAAAGTTTCTTATCCAGCCCCCCTATACTCCACTGAGAGGTGAGGATGACCGCCAGCTAACCGTAGAGGACATTTGTAGCAAATTTGGTGCTGTTGATTATCACTTAACAATTATTAACCAAAGGACACACCAAAAG tggACAAAGTACGAGCACAACAAAGAATTTGAAGTTTCTGACTTGGACCCAGATACTGAATACAATGGAACAGTATACATGTATCTCctccacagaagcagcagataCCAAGTATTTCGGGTTAAAACACTAACAG ACAACACGTGGCTTCTCtactggtttgttttatttgcctTCTGTGCTGGGCTGGCGTTTGCTGCAGTTAGCTACATCCTCTACAAATACATCAAGCAGCACAGTGCACAGCCTACATCACTG GACTTCAGAGGGATTTCATCATTCCAGCCTCTTACACTGACAGTGGAACATATTATAAAGCCCTTTAATTTAACCATACCTTCGCTTTTCATCCCCGAAATGCAACTGCCACAGATCAGCCAACATTTGGACAGAGCACTGGAGCCACCAGAGTCTTTCCATCCACCAGAAGGTGCCTACCAGGACCAGCCAGATGTGCTGACATTCCAGCTTCCCTCCTTGGCAAGCACAGCTCCTGGTTATGCTCCTCaaacagctcagcaaagccTTCTTGTTGCCCCCTCCAGCACAACTCTGCCCCTCACCTATGGTGTGTGTGGAGAAAGCATGGACCATGCTGACAAGAGGAGTCTGCAGCCAAACCAAACTCTAAAGGAAGTTTCTCTGGATAGTTCTGCTGGTGGAAGTCTCATAACCCAGGTGCTGGGTGAGAGCTGCAGCTGTTATAAAGAACAGAGGCCGAAGTTGGCACTGCAGTACAGCAGGGACACAAGAGCTCTCTCACAGGGGAGCCCTGGACAAATACAACAACTGCTGCTGCAGACTGAGGGGATGGCAAGTCAAGTGTACATATCCCAGCTCCAAGAGAGTCAAGAAACAGAGATGTTAGCAGGGAAGGAGCTAAACTGCATGGAACAGAAAACTGCAATGTCCCAAGGCACTCTCTCAGAGCAGGACAATGGCACTCTTCTCACcaagttttttaaatatttggacTTAAAAGTAGCAGGGGATCAGgatgaaaacacagaattgtACTAG